One genomic segment of Passer domesticus isolate bPasDom1 chromosome 21, bPasDom1.hap1, whole genome shotgun sequence includes these proteins:
- the RPS15 gene encoding small ribosomal subunit protein uS19, which translates to MAEVEQKKKRTFRKFTYRGVDLDQLLDMSYEQLMQLYSARQRRRLNRGLRRKQHSLLKRLRKAKKEAPPMEKPEVVKTHLRDMIILPEMVGSMVGVYNGKTFNQVEIKPEMIGHYLGEFSITYKPVKHGRPGIGATHSSRFIPLK; encoded by the exons ATG GCGGAGGTGGAGCAGAAGAAGAAGCGAACCTTCCGCAAGTTCACCTACCGCGGGGTGGACCTGGACCAGCTGCTCGACATGTCCTA cgAGCAGCTGATGCAGCTGTACAGCgcgcggcagcggcggcgcctGAACCGCGGCCTGCGGCGCAAGCAGCACTCGCTGCTCAAGCGCCTGCGCAAGGCCAAGAAGGAGGCGCCGCCCATGGAGAAGCCCGAGGTGGTGAAGACCCACCTGAGGGACATGATCATCCTGCCCGAGATGGTGGGCAGCATGGTGGGCGTCTACAACGGCAAGACCTTCAACCAGGTGGAGATCAAG CCCGAGATGATCGGCCACTACCTGGGCGAGTTCTCCATCACGTACAAGCCAGTGAAGCACGGCAGGCCTGGCATCGGTGCCACCCACTCCTCCCGCTTCATCCCGCTCAAGTAA
- the DAZAP1 gene encoding DAZ-associated protein 1 isoform X3: MTQRNRGPEVEVKRAEPRDSKSQTPGPPGASQWGSRIMPSAANGWAGQPPPTWQQGYGPQGMWVPAGQAIGGYGPPPPGRGAPPPPPPFTSYIVSTPPGGFPPPQGFPQGYGTPPPFSFSYGAPPPPPDQFAPPGVPPPPATPGAAPLAFPPPPPPSQATQDMSKPPTAQPEFPYSQFGYGQDLSGFGQGFSDPSQQPPPYGGPSVQPSSGPPGGGSAFGRGQNHNVQGFHPYRR; this comes from the exons GTGGAGGTGAAACGCGCCGAGCCTCGTGACAGCAAGAGCCAGACTCCAGGGCCACCGGGGGCCAGCCAGTGGGGAAGCAGGATCATGCCAAGCGCTGCCAacggctgggcagggcagcccccTCCGACCTGGCAGCAGGGGTACGGCCCCCAAG GGATGTGGGTGCCAGCTGGACAGGCAATTG GTGGATATGGACCCCCTCCTCCGGGCAGAGGAGCTCCTCCCCCACCACCACCATTTACCTCATACATTGTCTCCACACCTCCCGGGGGATTCCCGCCTCCACAAGGATTCCCACAGGGCTATGGCACCCCTCCACCATTTA GTTTTAGTTACGGTGCTCCACCTCCTCCACCTGACCAGTTTGCCCCCCCTGGAGTCCCCCCTCCACCTGCCACTCCAGGGGCAGCACCACTCGCTTTtcctccaccaccaccaccatctcaGGCAACTCAGGACATGAGCAAACCCCCGACTGCTCAGCCAGAATTCCCTTACAGTCAGTTTG GGTATGGACAAGACTTGAGTGGGTTTGGACAAGGTTTCTCtgaccccagccagcagcccccTCCCTACGGAGGCCCCTCGGTGCAGCCTTCCAGCGGCCCCCCGGGCGGAGGCAGCGCCTTCGGCCGGGGGCAGAACCACAACGTGCAAGGATTCCACCCCTACCGGCGCTAG